In Apium graveolens cultivar Ventura unplaced genomic scaffold, ASM990537v1 ctg6215, whole genome shotgun sequence, a genomic segment contains:
- the LOC141703096 gene encoding uncharacterized protein LOC141703096, whose translation MEGNKGKSGLGLSYPMLARSNYTAWALKMKVYLKAQGVWNAIEAQDPKEKDPKVAVDDKTDKVALAMIYQAIPEEILLAIAEKETAKDAWEAIKTLCQGAEKVKKARIQTLKSEFEALSMGDDETIDDFHMKINRIVTNIRALGEELSEAYTVKKFLRAVPAKFLHITSTLEQFGDLETMTMEEVVGSLKAYEERVKGKTETKESNLLLTEAEWAKREKNEGKLLLTREEWLRRNKEGSSGVRSRGGRDKSSVKCYNCGIYGHIAVDCRKPKKNKDFRQEANTEIEDDEPALLLAKSVKEEQKVLFTDKSTFMKSMLSRNETKTGDSNLWYLDNGASNHMTGFKGKFTELDESVTGQVHFGDGSTVKIEGKGTVTMLCKNGEEKSLVDVYYIPSLCNNIISLGQMSETGNRVMIKGDFLWIYDEQEERLLMK comes from the coding sequence ATGGAGGGCAACAAGGGCAAGTCGGGGTTAGGCTTGAGCTATCCAATGTTGGCTAGAAGCAACTACACGGCATGGGCACTCAAGATGAAGGTATATCTGAAGGCACAAGGTGTGTGGAATGCTATTGAAGCACAGGACCCAAAGGAGAAGGACCCAAAGGTTGCAGTTGATGACAAAACTGATAAGGTGGCTCTGGCCATGATCTATCAGGCTATTCCAGAAGAAATTCTTCTGGCTATCGCAGAAAAGGAGACAGCGAAAGATGCATGGGAGGCAATCAAAACTCTTTGCCAAGGAGCCGAAAAGGTGAAGAAGGCCAGGATACAAACACTGAAGTCAGAGTTTGAGGCATTAAGCATGGGAGACGATGAAACGATCGATGATTTCCATATGAAAATAAATAGAATCGTGACAAACATAAGAGCCCTTGGAGAAGAATTGAGCGAAGCATATACGGTGAAAAAATTCCTGAGGGCAGTACCTGCAAAATTTTTGCACATTACATCCACTTTGGAGCAGTTTGGCGATCTTGAAACCATGACCATGGAGGAAGTTGTGGGATCTTTGAAGGCGTACGAAGAACGTGTGAAGGGAAAGACAGAAACGAAGGAAAGCAATCTATTATTAACAGAAGCAGAATGGGCCAAACGTGAGAAAAATGAGGGAAAATTACTTTTGACACGAGAAGAATGGCTCAGAAGAAATAAAGAAGGTTCATCTGGTGTTAGAAGTCGAGGAGGGCGAGATAAGTCGAGTGTAAAATGTTACAATTGTGGTATATATGGCCACATTGCTGTGGATTGTCGAAAGCCAAAGAAGAATAAAGATTTTAGACAGGAGGCGAACACTGAAATAGAAGACGACGAGCCAGCCCTGTTGTTGGCTAAAAGTGTGAAAGAAGAGCAAAAGGTGTTGTTCACAGACAAGAGTACATTTATGAAATCTATGCTTTCCAGAAATGAAACAAAGACAGGGGATTCAAACTTGTGGTATCTCGACAATGGTGCGAGTAACCATATGACAGGTTTTAAAGGGAAATTCACTGAGCTGGATGAAAGTGTTACAGGGCAGGTGCATTTCGGAGATGGCTCCACTGTAAAGATTGAGGGCAAAGGGACTGTCACGATGTTGTGCAAGAACGGAGAGGAAAAATCATTAGTTGATGTTTACTATATCCCAAGTTTATGCAATAATATCATAAGCTTGGGACAAATGTCTGAAACGGGGAATAGAGTAATGATAAAGGGAGATTTTTTGTGGATTTATGATGAACAAGAAGAACGGCTCTTGATGAAG